TGGCCTACCTCCGCCAGACCGTGGTCAACCTGTCCCGGTCCGCGCTGCGTCGGCGCATCCTCGGACTGAAGCTCCTCTCCAAGCCGATGCCCGACATGGCGAGCGCGGAGGAGGGCGCGTACGACCAGTTGGAACGGGACGCGCTGATCAAGGCGATGAAAGGGCTGCAGCGCCGTCAGCGTGAGGTGCTGGTGCTGCGCTACTTCTCGGACATGACGGAGGCCCAGGTCGCGGAGACGCTGGGGATATCGCTCGGTTCGGTGAAGGCGTACGGCTCCCGGGGTATCGCCGCTCTGCGCGTCGTGATGGAGGCGCAGGCATGAGCGGTCCCGAGCACAGGCACGACGAAGACCGGACTGGAAACGGAATTGTGAACCACGGGCCGGAGAACACCCCGAACACCGATCCGGAGCAGGACGGTGAAGGGACGCAGGACGCGCTCGACGGCGCGGAAGCCGCCTCAGGGCCCACCGCTCCAGAGGCGGGTTCGGGCGCTCGTGGGCCGGGTGCCGACCGGCCGGACGGGGGCGACCCGGGCAGGCCGGATCCGGGCAGCCCTGAGCGGGGCGCCCAGGGGCCGGACGGTCGTGATTCGGGTGCTCGTGACTCGGGCGCTCGTGACTCGGACACTGGTGCCTCGGACGTTCGTGATGCGCATCTTCGTGACTCGGCGGACGGTGACGCCGCGGTGTTCGGTGGCGGCACGCTGACCGAGCTTTTCGGCGGTGGCAGCGGGGCGGGCAAGGGCTTCGGTGCGCCCGGTGGTCCAAGTAGCCCGGGTGGTCCTGAGGAACCAGGCGACGGGGACATGGACGAGGTCACGCTGCGCCGCCTGCTGCACGGTGCCGTGCGGGATCTCGAACCCTCGGACGGCACCCTCGACCATCTGCAGCGCGCGGTGCCCGCACGTCGTACCAGGCGGCGTCAAGGAGTGGTGGGGGCGGCGGCCGCGGCACTGCTGATCGGGACCGCGGTCCCCGCCTTCGTCCATGTGGCGAACTCGAACGGGTCCGTTGCCGCCAACCCCGCCATCGCCGGCCACGGCGAGCAGGCTCAGGGAGGCAGCGGCGAGGACGTGGGCGGCGAGGAGGACGGCGGAAAGTCGGCCGGCCCCGCGAACAGCCAGAGCGAGGGTTCGGAGGGTGAGGCAGGCAACTCGGCGTCCCCCTCGCGGGGGTCCGACCCCGATGCCGGTACCGGCGGGACCACGGGCAGGGACGACCCCCCGGGCTCCGACACGGCCGTCAGCAAGGCATGCTCTCCCGACCAGCTGGGCATCGCCTCCGCCCAGGCAGGTGCGGCCGGTTCGGACGGCACGGTCTACGGGACGTTCAGGATCGCGAACGTGTCCGGCAACGCCTGCTCGGTGACCAGCAACGGCACGGTCAGCTTCCAGGCGGCGGGCGCTGCCGACCCGCAGAAGATCACGGTTGTGCAGCACACCGCGGGCGACCCCGCGGGCGGACTGCCCGACCCGTCGGCGGAGCCGGGAACCGTGTTCCTCAAGCCGACGATGACGTACGAGGTCCGCTTCGCGTGGGTGCCGTCCGCCACCTGCCCGACCACCGGCGGCTCGCCGAGCCCGACGCCCACGGACGGCGTCGGGAGTGGAAGCGGAGGCGGCAGCGAGGGCACCGGGAGCGAGGCGGGCACGACGGACGTGGCTGCGCAGTTCGGCAGCGGCGACGAGGGCCCGGCCGACGGCAGCATCGCGGTCACCCACACCCCCGAGGTGGGCGCGCCGACGGCGGAGACCACGATCGCCAACGCATGCGCGGGCACGATCTACCGCACAGGCGTACTGAACGCCTCGTAGCCCGGTCGCCCCGTAACGCTCGCAGTCCCGCACCCGGATTCGGACGTGGCCGCGGCCACGGCGACGGATGACGTGCGGGCTCACGGACGGGTCCGTGCCCACGGTTCGCGGATCGCTCAGCACGGACCGCGGATCGCTCAGCACGGATCGCGGACGGGCCCGTGCCCATGGACCAGAGGTCGCGGACGGGGCCCGGCTCACGGACCGCGGACGGGGAGCTGATACGGATACGGGAAGGGGCCCGCCAGGAACTTCGGGTTCCGGCGGGCCCCTGCCCGTATCCGCTCCGCCGATGCCGACCGGGCGTCCGCCCGGACGTGGCGCGAGGCTCAAGTCAGTCGGCGTCGGCCGCCAGCCCCAGCTGTATGTCGCGTGCCGCCTCCGCCTCACGGCGCACGAGGCGGAACCACATGAAGAGCACGAAGCCGCCGAAGACGAACCACTCGCCGGTGTAACCGAGGTTCTGGAAGGCCTTCAGGTCGAGCCCGCTGCCCTGCGCGGCTGCCGCGGGCACCGGCTTCATGCCGCCGCTCGCCCCGCCGGCGTCCGGCTCGGACAGAGTCACCCAGGCGTCGTAGACGTCGTACGGCACGAGGTTCACGAGGGATGCCGCACTGATCATGCCCAGCTGGCCCTCGGGGAGTCCGCCACTGACATCGACACCGGTGGTGCCGCTGTTCTCCGAGGCCTGCAGATCGCCGGTCACGGTGATCTCGCCGGCCGGCGCGGCGGGCACCTGGGTGCTGCCCGGGCTGCCGGCCAGCCAGCCCCGCACCACGGGCAGCGCCTTGCCGCTGTCCGTACGCAGCAGATCCAGCACGTAGAAGCCGTCACGGTCGTCGAGCTTGCGGCCGGGAACCAGGAACTGGTCGGAGTACGTACCCGTCGCCACGGCGGGGCGGCCGGAGGTCTCCGTACTCACGGGGAGCAGGTCACCGAGCGGCTTCGGGGAGCGGGTGCCGGGGTCGGGGCGCTTCTCGGCCTTCTCGTGCGACTGCACGCGGTCCTCGAAACGGCCGAGCTGCCAGGTGCCCATGAACACGCAGAACGGGATGGCCAGCACGACGAAGAGGTTGATCCCCCACCATCGCGGGGTCAGCAGGAACCGGTACACCCCTCCACGGTACGGTTCCCCGCTCCGGGCCCCCGGAGCGGGGTGCACCATTTATCCGGCCCTTACGCCGTCGTCCTCGCCTACTTGGTGTCCTTCCCCCGGCCCTCGGCCGGCGCCTGCCCGAGGTGGCGCAGCGCGAAGTCCAGCTCCAGCCGCACCTGCTTGATCCGCTCCTCCACGACGAGCGAGCCGTGTCCCGCGTCGTAGCGGTACACCTCGTGGACGGCGTCCCGGGCGGCGAGGCGGTTCACGTAGTTCTCCACCTGACGGATGGGGCAGCGCGGGTCGTTGACGCCGGCTGAGATGTAGACCGGGGCCCGCACCGCGTCCACGTAGGTCAGTGGGGACGAGGCCTCGAAGCGCTCGGGCACCTCCTCCGGGGTACCGCCCAGCAATGTGCGGTCCATCGCCTTCAGCGCTTCCATCTCGTCGTGATAGGCGGTGACGTAGTCGGCGACCGGCACGGCTGCCAGCCCGAGGGCCCAGGCATCCGGCTGCGTACCGAGTCCGAGCAGTGTCAGGTACCCACCCCACGAGCCACCGGCCAGCACGAGCCGCTCCGCGTCAGACAGTCCGGACTTCACCGCCCACTCGCGCACGGCCGCGATGTCCTCCAGCTCGATCAGACCGACCCGGTGCTTGAGCGCGTCGGTCCAGGCGCGGCCGTATCCCGTCGAGCCGCGGTAGTTGACCCGCACGACGGCGAAGCCGTGGTCCACCCAGGCGGCGGGACCCGAAGCGAACGCGTCGCTGTCGTGCCAGGTGGGCCCACCGTGTATCTCGAAGACCGTGGGGAACGGTCCGTCGCCGGCCGGGGACTGCACCAGGGCGTGGATGCGGCCTCCGGGGCCGTCCACCCAGGCGTCCCGGACCGGCACCGATGCCGGAGCCTTGGCGCCCGGCGGGTCGAGCACGACGGAGCCGGTCGTGGAGCGCACGGCGGGCGGCTGCGCGGCCGACGACCACAGGTACTCCACCGTGCCGTCGGGACGGGCCGTGGCGCCCGACACCGTGCCGGACGGGGTCTCGACCCGGACCAGCCCCGCGGCGCCCGGCTCGTAGCGCCAGAGCTCGCTGCGGGCCTCGAAACCGTGCTCGATCAGAAGCGCGGATCCGTCCGGATACCACTCCGCTCCCGCGTCACCGGGCAGGTCGACCGGCAGGTCCGTCTGCGTCCCCGCCACCGGATCCCAGATCATCGGCTCCCACCGGCCGCGCCGCTGGTGCCCGACCAGCAGCCGGGTGTCGCCCGCCACCGGGGCGAAGCCCAGCACCGACAGGCCGAGCTCCTTCGTGCCGCCCTCGGTGTCGTCGAGCTCGGCGACCGTGGAGCCGTCGGGGCGGACCACACGCAGCGCGGAGTGCATCGCGTCGCCGTGCTCGGTGTGTTCCAGGACGATCAGCGTCCCGTCGTGGGAGAGGTCGCCGACCCCGGCCGACTCACGGTGCCGGTAGATCTCGACCGGTTCCGCCCCCGGGGGCACCAGGTGAACGGTCGTGCCGTCCTCGTCGGTCGAGCGGCCCACCACGGCCGTGCCGTCACGGCCGATCGCGAGGCCGGCCGGATAGGACGGCTCCAGGCCGGGCGTGGCCGGCTCGTCCGGGCCCCCCTCGAAGGGCTGCCGCTTCCACACGCCGAACTCGTCGCCGTCGGTGTCGGCGAACCACCAGACGGTCCGGCCGTCCGGCGTCAGGACCCCGTCGGTCGTGCCGTTGGGCCGGTCGGTGACCTGCCGCTGCTTCCCGGTCGCCCTGTCCCAGGCGTACAGCTCGTACGTACCGGTGGCGTTGGAGACGAAGAGCGCGCGGTCGGGAGCGTCCTCGGCCCAGTCGGGCAGGGACACCCGCGCGGCGCGGAAGCGCTGCTCCCACTGCGGCGGCTCCTGCTCCCGCTCCGGTACGGACGCGTCGTTCTGTGTGTCGCTCATGCCCCCATCCAACCCGATGTGGCCACAACGCCGTGCGGTCTGTGGATAACTGTTCGCACGCACCCCCAGCCTGTGGGTAACTTTCCCGCATGTACGCACGGACGCCCGACGACTGGCACGAGATCAACCGCGCGCGCTGGGACGAGCGCGTGCCCATCCACGCGGCCGCCGACTTCTACGGTCTGGACGCCTTCCTGGCGGGCCGGGACGCCCTGCGTGACTTCGAACTGGCGGAGGTCGGTGACGTGACCGGCCGGACACTCCTGCACCTCCAGTGCCACATCGGCCTGGACACCCTGTCCTGGGCCCGCCACGGAGCGGCCCGTGTCGTGGGCCTCGACTTCTCCGAGCCGGCCGTCGGGACCGCCCGTGGCCTGGCCCGCTCGCTCGAGCTGCCACCGGAGCGCGCCGCCTTCGTCGCAGCCGACGTGTACGACGCGGCCCAGGCGGTTCCGGACTCCGCGTACGACATCGTCTACACCGGGCTCGGAGCGCTGAACTGGCTCCCCGACATCACGCGTTGGGCGGAGGTCGCCGCTTCGGTGGTGGCACCCGGAGGATTCCTCTACCTCGCCGAGTTCCATCCGCTCACCGACTGCCTGGACGACGAGACCGGCTCGAAGGTCACGTACGACTACTTCAGCCGGGAGGCCTGGGTGGACGATTCGCCCGGCACCTATGCCGACCGCGACGCCGTGACCGTCCACAACCGCAGTGTCGAGTGGCAGCACCCGGTGGGCGAGGTGGTCTCGGCGCTGGCAGCGGCGGGGCTCCGGATCGAGTTCCTGCACGAGCACGACGCTTCGCTCTTCCCGCGGTACCAGGTGCTGGAGCGGGGAGAGGACGGGTACCACCGGTTCCCGCCGGACCGTCCGCGCATCCCGATGATGTACTCGGTCAAGGCATCGCGGCCGGTCAGGGGCTGACCGGTGCCCGGTGCCACCGCCGATGTCAGTGGCGGGCGCCACACTCGGTGGCATGACTGTGATGAGCGGCGGCAAGGGCGTGGCGTGGGTGGCGGCTCAGGTGCGGGCCGCCGTGGAGGCGTACTGGGCCGCGGCCGGTGCCCGGGACTGGAGCGCCTTCGCCGCAACCCTCGCCGACGACATGGTGTACGACTTGCCGCAGAGCCGTGAGCGCATCCTCGGCAAGGAGCGCTACGTCCGGTTCAACCGTGAGTACCCGGGGGGCCGGCAGGTGCGGATCGAGCGGATCGTGGCCGACGGGGAAGGGCGTCAGGCCGCCGCCAGGACGCTGGTCACCCTCGGCCCGGAGGAGATGCACGCCATCCACTTCTTCACGTTCGACGAGGACGGCAGGATCGCCGGAGTCACGGACTTCTGGCCCGAAGCCTACGAACCTCCAGCAGGCCGTGAGCACCTGGTCGAGCGGTACTGAGCCCGGAGACGTGCGGGGGAGGGCGGCCCGCCCGTCGTGCGGCGGCACCACCGGCCCGACCGGTGGTGCCGCCGTGTGCGCCGGGCGAGCCGGCTCCACGCGCGTTACGCCGCAGAGCGGAAGGCCGGCAGATAGCCGTTCGACTGTCCGATCGCCTTGGGGTGGTAGGAGTTGGTGACCGGGATGGACACGCTGTGGATCCACGCGTCACCCGAGCAGAGCTCGTGCCCGGTGAACTCGTCCACGACGCTGGAGAA
The DNA window shown above is from Streptomyces sp. Alt3 and carries:
- a CDS encoding S9 family peptidase, which codes for MSDTQNDASVPEREQEPPQWEQRFRAARVSLPDWAEDAPDRALFVSNATGTYELYAWDRATGKQRQVTDRPNGTTDGVLTPDGRTVWWFADTDGDEFGVWKRQPFEGGPDEPATPGLEPSYPAGLAIGRDGTAVVGRSTDEDGTTVHLVPPGAEPVEIYRHRESAGVGDLSHDGTLIVLEHTEHGDAMHSALRVVRPDGSTVAELDDTEGGTKELGLSVLGFAPVAGDTRLLVGHQRRGRWEPMIWDPVAGTQTDLPVDLPGDAGAEWYPDGSALLIEHGFEARSELWRYEPGAAGLVRVETPSGTVSGATARPDGTVEYLWSSAAQPPAVRSTTGSVVLDPPGAKAPASVPVRDAWVDGPGGRIHALVQSPAGDGPFPTVFEIHGGPTWHDSDAFASGPAAWVDHGFAVVRVNYRGSTGYGRAWTDALKHRVGLIELEDIAAVREWAVKSGLSDAERLVLAGGSWGGYLTLLGLGTQPDAWALGLAAVPVADYVTAYHDEMEALKAMDRTLLGGTPEEVPERFEASSPLTYVDAVRAPVYISAGVNDPRCPIRQVENYVNRLAARDAVHEVYRYDAGHGSLVVEERIKQVRLELDFALRHLGQAPAEGRGKDTK
- a CDS encoding SURF1 family protein; protein product: MYRFLLTPRWWGINLFVVLAIPFCVFMGTWQLGRFEDRVQSHEKAEKRPDPGTRSPKPLGDLLPVSTETSGRPAVATGTYSDQFLVPGRKLDDRDGFYVLDLLRTDSGKALPVVRGWLAGSPGSTQVPAAPAGEITVTGDLQASENSGTTGVDVSGGLPEGQLGMISAASLVNLVPYDVYDAWVTLSEPDAGGASGGMKPVPAAAAQGSGLDLKAFQNLGYTGEWFVFGGFVLFMWFRLVRREAEAARDIQLGLAADAD
- a CDS encoding class I SAM-dependent methyltransferase; translated protein: MYARTPDDWHEINRARWDERVPIHAAADFYGLDAFLAGRDALRDFELAEVGDVTGRTLLHLQCHIGLDTLSWARHGAARVVGLDFSEPAVGTARGLARSLELPPERAAFVAADVYDAAQAVPDSAYDIVYTGLGALNWLPDITRWAEVAASVVAPGGFLYLAEFHPLTDCLDDETGSKVTYDYFSREAWVDDSPGTYADRDAVTVHNRSVEWQHPVGEVVSALAAAGLRIEFLHEHDASLFPRYQVLERGEDGYHRFPPDRPRIPMMYSVKASRPVRG
- a CDS encoding nuclear transport factor 2 family protein; translated protein: MTVMSGGKGVAWVAAQVRAAVEAYWAAAGARDWSAFAATLADDMVYDLPQSRERILGKERYVRFNREYPGGRQVRIERIVADGEGRQAAARTLVTLGPEEMHAIHFFTFDEDGRIAGVTDFWPEAYEPPAGREHLVERY
- a CDS encoding SigE family RNA polymerase sigma factor, yielding MPVIAPMPAARPTRLPSQREGAEEAVAAGTTVDHLTETYRAHYRSLLGLAALLLDDTASCEDVVQEAFIRVHSARNRVRDPEKTLAYLRQTVVNLSRSALRRRILGLKLLSKPMPDMASAEEGAYDQLERDALIKAMKGLQRRQREVLVLRYFSDMTEAQVAETLGISLGSVKAYGSRGIAALRVVMEAQA